The DNA segment CCCGGTCATTGATTTCCATCGTGGAGATGCCGGGTGCGATAACCTGATCGAGCAAGGCAAAGACACGGCTTAAAAGCCTGCCGGCATTGCGCATCAATGCCTGCTCCCGGGCAGTTTTGATCCTGATGTTATTCACGGGCCAGCGCTTCCAGGGTGAGTGGTTGTGTTTGTAGCAGCTTTTTGCACAACTGATTGTAATTCAGCTGCGGATTCAGCTCGGCCAGCAGGCCGATCTTGATCCAGTACTCGGCCTGGGCGTTGATTGAGCGGGTCCAAATGGCACTTGCCTTGCGAATCTCATTGTGCAGGTTGTCGGAAATCTTCACAATACCCATTTTATATATTCCATATATGTTTTGTTCTAAATTGTATATGAAATAATTTCCTGGAGACAAGATGAAGTCCATTATTCTTATGCAACTTATTGCATAGCAACAATCGGCACGCTATGGTGAGGAGATAACAACAAAAGTGAAGCTGCCACCATGACAGACACCGGCAATAAGAAACGCAGTGCCCCCAAGCCGAGTCGCCTGCGTATTGGCCGGCGCTACCGCACCAGCCGCCTGGCAGGGCCCTATGATGCCCTGGTGATTGGCTCAGGCATCGGCGGCCTGACCACCGCGGCCATGCTCAGTGCTGCCGGCAAGAAGGTTGTGGTGCTGGAACAGCACTATACAGCGGGGGGGTACACCCACGCCTACGACCGCAACGGCTACGAATGGGATGTGGGCGTGCACTATATCGGGGATGTGGGCGATCATCCCACCATGACCCGCAGGATTTTCGATTTTATTTCCAATCACCAGTTGCACTGGGCGCCCATGGACGACACCTATGACCGGATCTGTATCGGCAAGATGCAATGCGATTTGCGTGCCGGGCGCCGGGCCTTTGTGGATACCCTGGTAAAAGACTTCCCCGATGAGCGGGAAACGATAGAGCGGTATTTGCTGTACCTCAATACGGTGGCCAAGTCCATGCGGCGGGTGGCGATAGAAAAACTGCTGCCTTCCTGGTGTGGACCGGCGGTGCGCCTGTGGAGAAAGCTGCGCGATCCGGCCTGGCTGAACAAAACCACCCGCGAAGTGCTCAATACGCTGACCAAAAATGAAAAACTGATTGCAATTCTCACCGGTCAATGGGGTGACAATGGCATGCCCCCGGCCCAGAGCAGTTTTATTATTCACGCGTTGATTGCCAAGCAC comes from the Microbulbifer sp. MI-G genome and includes:
- a CDS encoding ParD-like family protein, which encodes MGIVKISDNLHNEIRKASAIWTRSINAQAEYWIKIGLLAELNPQLNYNQLCKKLLQTQPLTLEALARE